A region of Bacteroidota bacterium DNA encodes the following proteins:
- a CDS encoding rhodanese-like domain-containing protein, with the protein MKKFESFIRKMDFDYFGTGQHKISFENFFASENTIFLDVRANEEVENIDIKLANYSTVLSIPTNEIPDRVGEIPEGKLIGVFCSSAVRSVIVFSYLKSLGFSQVKILQGYDELMSELKPGKLYKHFLNKNI; encoded by the coding sequence ATGAAGAAATTTGAAAGTTTTATCCGAAAAATGGATTTTGATTATTTTGGTACAGGACAACATAAAATTAGTTTTGAGAATTTTTTTGCTTCTGAAAATACGATTTTTTTGGATGTAAGGGCAAATGAAGAAGTTGAAAATATCGATATTAAATTAGCAAACTACTCTACTGTCTTATCAATTCCTACAAATGAAATTCCTGATAGAGTAGGAGAGATTCCCGAGGGTAAACTGATTGGAGTATTTTGTTCATCAGCTGTAAGGAGTGTTATTGTTTTTTCATATTTAAAAAGTTTAGGATTTTCACAAGTAAAAATACTTCAGGGATATGATGAACTCATGTCAGAATTAAAACCGGGGAAATTGTATAAGCATTTTTTAAATAAAAATATTTAA